Part of the Xanthomonas sp. SI genome is shown below.
CCAGCAGCAGGTTGATCTGCGCGATCGAGGAGCCGAACAGGGTCGGCACCATCAGCGTCAGCACCCGGCGCACGTCCGGATGGCTCCAGCCCCAGCGCGGCAGGGTCAGCAGGTCGATGCCGCGCAGCGCCGGCAACTGGAACAGCAGCTGCAGCAGCCCGGCGACCAGCACCGCCCAGCCCATCGCCAGGATCGGCACCTCCAGCTTCGGCGCCAGCCACAGCGCGCCGGCGATCATGCACAGGTTGAGGATCACCGGCGTCAGCGCCGGCAGGCCGAAGCGGTTGAAACTGTTCAAGGCACCGCCGGCCAGCGCGGTCAGCGACACGAACAGCAGGAACGGGAAGGTCAGCCGCAGCAGATCGACGATCAGCCCGAACTTGGCCGGATCGTCGCTGGAGCCGGGATTGAACAGCAGCGCCACCTGCGGGGTGAAGATCAGCCCCAGCGCGGTGACCAGCAGCAGGATCCCGCCCAGGGTGCCGGACACCCGCGACATCAGCGCGCGCAGGTCGGCGTGCGGCCGGGTTTCCTTGACTTCGGTGAACACCGGCACGAAGGCGGTGGCGAACGAGCCTTCCGCGAACAGCCGGCGCAGGAAGTTCGGAATGCGGAACGCGACCCAGAAAGCGTCGGTGGTTGCGTTGGCGCCGAACGAAATGGTGATAGCCTGATCGCGTACCAGCCCCAGCACGCGCGAGACCATGGTCATGCTGCTGAACGAGAGTAGCCCGCGGAGCATGCGCGGCGTGCTCATGCAGCGACCCTCTTGACAATTGGCTTGACGCAGTTGTTTAGAACCTTCATACTCTCCCGCTTGTTTTTATCCACCACACAGCTTTCCAGGAAACCACCACCGTGGCCAATATCAAGTCCGCCAAGAAGCGCGCCAAGCAGACCGTCGTGCGCAACGCGCGCAACACGGCTCAGCGTTCGATGCTGCGCACCGCCGTCAAGAAGGTCATCAAGGCCCTGGACGCCAACGACGCCGCCGGCGCCGAAGCCGCTTTCGCCGTTGCCCAGCCGATCCTCGACCGTTTCAGCTCGCGCGGTCTGATCCACAAGAACAAGGCTGCGCGCCACAAGAGCCGCCTGACCGCCCGCATCAAGGCGATCAAGACCGCCGCCTAACCGGCTGCGGTCGTTGCCGGAAGCGCTCGCGCTTCCGGCACTACGAAAAAGCCCGGCCTCGGCCGGGTTTTTCGTGTGCGTGCGATCCGCTGGCGACAACCGCGCGCCGGGCCGGTCGCCGCGCTCAGAGCGCATCGGCGGCCGGAGCAGCATTGGCGGCCGTTTCCAGCGCATCCTCGCGCTGGCGGTCGAAGAACGCCATCACGTCCTTCATGATCGGCCAGGTGCCGTCGCGGCCCAGTGCCGACACCAGGTACCACGGCTGGGTCCAGCCGAGTTCGGCGACGACCTGCTCGGCCAGCGTGCGCGCCTCGTCCTCGAATAGGAGGTCAGCCTTGTTCAGCACCAGCCAGCGCGGCTTGGCCAGCAGCTCCGGGTCGTGCTTTTCCAGTTCGCGCTCGATCGCCCGCACCTGCTCGGTCGGCGACACGCCATCCACGCCGCCTTCCATCGGCGCCAGGTCCACCAGGTGCAGCAGCAAGCGGGTGCGCTGCAGATGGCGCAGGAACTGCGCGCCCAGGCCGGCGCCGTCGGCCGCGCCCTCGATCAGGCCGGGAATGTCGGCGATCACGAAGCTGCGGTAGGCCTCGACACTGACCACGCCCAGGTTCGGATACAGCGTGGTGAACGGATAGTCGGCGACCTTCGGCGTGGCCGCGGACACCGCGCGGATGAAGGTGCTCTTGCCGGCATTGGGGAAGCCGAGCAGGCCGACGTCGGCGAGCAGCTTCAGCTCCAGCTTCAGCGCACGCTCCTCGCCCTCCTCGCCCGGCGTCGCCTTGCGCGGCGCGCGCGTCACCGAGCTCTTGAAATGCATGTTGCCCAGGCCGCCCTTGCCGCCCTGCGCGACCAGCAGCTTGTCGCCGTGCGCGACCAGGTCGCCGATGGTCTCGTCGGTATCGACGTTGATCACCACGGTGCCGACCGGCACGGTGATGACCAGGTCTTCGCCGGCCTTGCCGTACATCTGCCGGCCCATGCCGTTCTCGCCGCGCTGCGCACGGAACGCGCGCTGGTGGCGGAAATCGACCAGGGTATTGAGGTTCTCGTCGGCGACCAGCCACACGCTGCCGCCGTTGCCGCCATCGCCGCCGTCCGGCCCGCCCAGCGGGATGAACTTCTCGCGACGGAAGCCGATGCAGCCGTTGCCGCCATTGCCGGCACTGACCTGGATTTCTGCTTCGTCTACCAACTTCATGATTTTGGGATTCGCGATTCGGGATTCGGGATTGGAAAAACACCGGCCACCGCAGTTTAGCGGCCCCGATAAACCGAGGTGACGGCAAGGACTTGAAGCGATCCGCCGTTGCGAATCCCCAATCCCCAATCCCGCCATCCCGGCCCTCCAACGAAAAACCCCGCCGAAGCGGGGCTTTCGTCAGCAAGCCCGCGCCGTGGCGCAGGCCCTGGAGGCGAAACGCTTACGCCTCGGCGGTAGCCGCTTCGGTCACCACGCTCACGGTGCGACGCTTCTTGGCGCCCTTCACCGAGAACTCGACCTTGCCGTTCACCAGCGCGAACAGGGTGTGGTCGCGGCCCAGGCCGACGCCCGAACCCGGGTGGAACTGGGTGCCGCGCTGACGCACGATGATGTTGCCCGCCTCGATCGCCTGGCCGCCGAAGATCTTCACGCCCAGGTATTTCGGGTTGGAGTCGCGGCCGTTGCGCGAGGAACCTACGCCTTTTTTATGTGCCATGACTGCTGCTCCTTACTTCTTTTCGCCACCGGCAATGCCGGTGATCTCGATTTCGGTGTAATGCTGACGATGTCCCTGACGCTTCATGTGGTGCTTGCGGCGGCGGAACTTGATGATGCGCACCTTGTCGGCACGGCCATGGGCCACGACCTTCGCGGTGACGGTGGCGCCGTTCAGCGCGTCACCGAGCTTGATGCCGTCGCTGTCGCCCAGCATCAGGATGTTGTCGAACTTGATCTCGTTGCCGGCTTCGACTTCGAGCTTTTCCACGCGGAGCGTTTCGCCCTGCGCGACGCGGTATTGCTTACCGCCGGTTACCAGTACTGCGTACATGACCAGACTTCCTCTGTAGTTATTGTGGTCGCCCCTGCCGTGCCTCTTCGGGCAGACAGGAGCGGAATTGTAATGGCTTCAGCGGGTTAGGGTCAAGTCCCCACCCCGGCGCGGGCGCGGTCCCGGCGCCACGTCACGATTGGCTGAACCGGCCAGCCGCGGCAGCCCCCGAATCCTGGCAAATCCGGCAATTGCCCCCACCTGACAAGCTGGGTACGCTGATCGATTGCCGTCCCCTCTCCGCCCCCACGCTGGCCCTGGCTGACGCCCGGCCGGTACAACACGGACCCCTCATGGCGATGGATTTCATCCGCATCCGCGGCGCGCGGACGCACAACCTCAAGAACCTCGACCTCGACCTGCCGCGCGACAAGCTGATCGTGATCACCGGCCTGTCCGGCTCGGGCAAGTCGTCGCTGGCGTTCGACACCATCTACGCCGAAGGCCAGCGCCGCTACGTGGAGTCGCTGTCGGCATACGCGCGGCAGTTCCTCAGCGTGATGGAAAAGCCCGACATCGACCACATCGAAGGCCTGTCGCCGGCGATCGCGATCGAGCAGAAGTCGACCTCGCACAACCCGCGTTCCACGGTCGGCACCATCACCGAGATCTACGACTACCTGCGCCTGCTGTACGCGCGCGTCGGCCAGCCGCGCTGCCCCGACCACGGCTATCCGCTGGAGGCGCAGACGGTCAGCCAGATGGTCGACCACATCCTGGGCCTGGACCCGGAGCAGCGCTACATGCTGCTGGCGCCGGTGATCCGCGACCGCAAGGGCGAGCATGCGCAGGTGTTCGAGCAGCTGCGCGCGCAGGGCTTCGTGCGCGTGCGCGTGGACGGCGAGCTGTACGAGATCGACGCGGTGCCGGCGCTGGCGCTGCGCCAGAAGCACACCATCGAGGCGGTGATCGACCGCTTCCGCCCGCGCGAGGACATCAAGCAGCGCCTGGCCGAGAGCTTCGAGACCGCGCTGAAGCTGGCCGACGGCATGGTCTCGGTGCAGTCGCTGGACGACACCGCGGCCGCGCCGCACCTGTTCTCCTCCAAGTACAGCTGCCCGGTCTGCGACTACTCGCTGCCGGAGCTGGAGCCGCGGCTGTTCTCGTTCAACGCGCCGATGGGCGCCTGCCCGAGCTGCGACGGCCTGGGCGTGGCCGAGTTCTTCGATCCCGAGCGCGTGGTGGTGCATCCGGAGCTGTCGCTGTCGGCCGGCGCGGTGCGCGGCTGGGACCGGCGCAACGCCTACTACTTCCAGCTGATCGCCTCGCTGGCCAAGCACTACAAGTTCGACGTGGACGCGCCGTGGCAGTCGCTGCCGGCGAGCGTGCGCCAGGCGGTGCTGTACGGCAGCGGCGACGAGACCATCACCTTCACCTACTTCACCGATGCCGGCGGCCGCAGCCAGCGCAAGCATCGCTTCGAAGGCATCATCCCCAACCTGGAACGCCGCTACCGCGAGACCGAATCGCCGGCGGTGCGCGAGGAACTGGCCAAGTACATCAGCCAGCGGCCGTGCCCGGACTGCAAGGGCGCGCGCCTGAACAAGGCCGCGCGCAACGTGTTCGTCGCCGACCGTCCGCTGCCGGACCTGGTGGTGCTGCCGATCGACGACGCGCTGAACTTCTTCCGCCAGCTCGACCTGCCCGGCTGGCGCGGCGAGATCGCCAGCAAGATCGTCAAGGAGATCGCCGAGCGGCTCGGCTTCCTGGTCGACGTCGGCCTGGATTACCTGACCCTGGAACGCAAGGCCGACACCCTGTCCGGCGGCGAGGCGCAGCGCATCCGCCTGGCCAGCCAGATCGGCGCCGGCCTGGTCGGGGTCATGTACGTGCTCGACGAGCCGTCGATCGGCCTGCACCAGCGCGACAACGAGCGCCTGCTCGGCACGCTGACGCGGCTGCGCGACCTGGGCAACACGGTGATCGTGGTCGAACACGACGAGGACGCGATCCGCCTGGCCGACTACGTGCTGGACATCGGCCCTGGCGCCGGCGTGCACGGCGGCGAGATCGTCGGCCAGGGCACGGTGGCGGACCTGCTGAAGGCGCCGCGCTCGCTGACCGGCCAGTACCTGTCCGGCAAGCGCCGCATCGAGATCCCGGCCAAGCGGCACAAGGCCAATCCGAAGATGACCCTGCATCTGCGCGGGGCCACCGGCAACAACCTCAAGAACGTGGACCTGGACATCCCGGCCGGGCTGCTGACCTGCGTTACCGGCGTGTCCGGCTCGGGCAAGTCGACACTGATCAACGACACCTTGTTCACCCTGGCCGCCAACGAGATCAACGGCGCCTCGCATACGGTGGCGCCGTACCGCGAGATCGAACACCTGGACCTGTTCGACAAGGTGGTGGACATCGACCAGTCGCCGATCGGGCGCACCCCGCGCTCCAACCCGGCCACCTACACCGGCCTGTTCACGCCGCTGCGCGAACTGTTCGCGCAGGTGCCCGAGTCGCGCGCGCGCGGCTATTCGCCGGGACGTTTCAGCTTCAACGTGCGCGGCGGCCGCTGCGAGGCGTGCCAGGGCGACGGCCTGATCAAGGTCGAGATGCACTTCCTGCCCGACGTGTACGTGCCCTGCGACGTATGCCACGGCAAGCGCTACAACCGCGAGACGCTGGAGATCCTGTACAAGGGCTTCAACATCAACGACGTGCTGCAGATGACCGTGGAGGACGCGCTGCGGCTGTTCGAGCCGGTGCCGACCATCGCGCGCAAGCTAGAGACGCTGGTCGATGTCGGCCTGAGCTACATCAAGCTCGGGCAGAGCGCGACCACGCTGTCCGGCGGCGAAGCGCAGCGGGTGAAGCTGTCCAAGGAACTGTCGCGCCGCGATACCGGCCGCACCCTGTACATCCTCGACGAGCCGACCACCGGCCTGCACTTCCACGACATCGAGGCGCTGCTGGGCGTGCTGCACAAGCTGCGCGACGAAGGCAACACCGTGGTCGTGATCGAGCACAACCTGGACGTGATCAAGACCGCGGACTGGGTGGTGGACCTGGGTCCGGAAGGCGGCCATCGCGGCGGCACCATCCTCGCCACCGGCACCCCGGAGGACATCGCCGCGCATCCGGATTCCTACACCGGCCATTTCCTGGCCAAGCTGCTGCCCGCCGGCACCGTGGCAAAGCCGACCAAACCGGCGGCGATGGCCAACAAGCCCGACGCGCTGCCGCCGCGCAAGAGCAAAGCCGAGAAGGCCGCCGCCAAGAAGGCGGCCAAGAAGACCACGACCAAGAAGGCCGCACGATGAGCGCATCCCCCGCCGATTCCTCCCCCTCGTACAAGCCGCTGGCGCGCGTGCCGATCAGCGTGCGCTGGCGCGACATGGACAGCATGGGCCACGTCAACAACGCCAAGTACATCTCCTACCTGGAAGAAGCGCGCGTGCGCTGGCTGCTGCAGGTGGAAGGCTTCTCGATGCGCAACCGCATCGCCCCGGTGGTGGCCGCGACCAACGTCAACTACCGGCGCCCGATCGTGTGGCCGAACGACATCGTGGTGGAGCTGTTCGTCGAGCGCATGGGCAGCAGCAGCATCACCGTCGGCCACCGCATCGTCGACCAGAAGGACGACAGCGTGCTGCATTCGGACGGCAACGTGGTGGTGGTGTGGATCGACACCGAAACCGGCAAGAGCGCACCGCTGCCGGACGAGATCCGCGCGGCCTGCGGCTGATTGAAACGCCGGGATTGGGGATGACCAGCCGTTCGGCTGTGGAAAGCCGGAATTCGGGATTGGCAGACCCACGCAAGATCGCTTTTGCGAATCCCAAATCCCCAATCCCCGCCCTTGTAGGAGCGGCTTCAGCCGCGACAGGCACCATCCGAAATCCTGGCACCGAACCGGTCGCGGCTGAAGCCGCTCCTACAGGAAAGCCAGGATGCAGCGCACTCGGGACCATCCCCCGGGTCCCCGGTCCCGAGTCCCGAGTCCCGCCAAAAGCTACGGCTTGCTCGCACTCACCTTCAACGCGCCCTGCACTTCGCGCCCATCCTCCAGCACGAAGCTGATCGGCAGACTCGCCCCCTCGCGCAGCGGCTGCGCCGGCTGCATCAGCATCAGGTGCAGGCCGCCGGGCTGCAGCACCGCGTCGGCGCCGGCGGCCAGCGGCAGGCGCTCGAGCTCGCGCATCTTGCTGACCCCGTCCACCTGCGTGCTCTGGTGCAGGCTCACGTCGGCGAACGCCGGGCTGCGCACCGCCACCACCGCCAGCGCCTGCTTGCACGGGTTGTGCAGGCGGCCGAAACCGGCGGCCATCGGCATCGCCGCGTTCGGCGGCAGCCGCACCCAGCCCGCCTGCAATTGCGGCAGACAGCCAGCGGCCTTGGATGCGGCCGGCGCCGCCAAGGCGGCCCCCGGCGCCGAAACGGCCAAACACGCCAGCCCGATGGCCAGCCCCCGTACGCATGCGGATGGTTTGAGCTTCATGGCTCTATGATAGCGGTCCCGCCCCGCGCCGCCTTCGGAAGCTTTCGCATGACCTCGCTGATCCAGGTTCTCGACCACGGCCCCATCCGCCAGCTGCGCCTGGCACGCGCGCCGGTCAACGCGCTCGACACCGCCCTGTGCGCCGAACTGGCCGCGGCGATCGCGCAGGCGCAGGCCGACGCGGTGCACGCGCTGGTGCTGTCCGGCAGCGAACGCATCTTCTCCGCCGGCATGGACGTGCCGCACCTGCTCGGGCACGGCGACGACCGCGCCAAGCTGCTCGACAGCTGGCAAGCCTTCTTCGGCGCGGCGCGCGCACTGGCCAACAGCGCGATCCCGGTGGTGGCTGCGCTGACCGGGCACGCCCCGGCCGGCGGCTGCGTGCTGGCGCTGTGCTGCGACTACCGGGTGATGGCGCGCAGTCCCGAGCCGGCGCATCCGCTCAGCATCGGCCTCAACGAGACCCAGGTCGGCCTGGTCGCGCCGGAAGGCATCCAGCACCTGCTGCGGCGCGTGGTCGGCGCCCACCGCGCCGAGCGGCTGCTGGTCGGCGGCGATCTGGTCAGCGCCGAGCGCGCGCTGGAGATCGGCCTGGTCGACGAACTGGTGGACGCCGAACTGGTCGTCGCGCGTGCGGTGGCCTGGCTGCAGGAACTGCTGCAGCGGCCGCGGCAGCCGATGCTGCAGACCCGCGCGATCGCCCGCGCCGACCTGCACGCCGCGCTGGCCGACGAGCACATCCAGCTCGAGCGCTTCGTCGACAGTTGGCAGGCGCCGGACACCCAGGCCGCACTGCACGCACTGGTGGCCAGGCTGGGCAAGCGCTGAGCCGCGCCTGCACGCAGGCGGGCGCGGACGGCCCGGTATAATCGTCGACACTCATTGCCCAGGCCCCGCCTCTTGTCCGCCAAGCCGCCCGCTCCCGTCGTCTCCGAACTGATCGAACTGCTGTCGCTGGAACGGCTGGAGGACAACCTGTTCCGCGGCCAGAGCCGCGACATCGGCACCAAGTACGTGTTCGGCGGGCAGGTGCTGGGGCAGGCGTTGTCGGCGGCGCAGGCGACGGTGGACAACGGCCGCCGCGCGCATTCGCTGCACGCCTATTTCCTGCGCGCCGGCGACATCGACCATCCCATCGTCTACGACGTGGACCGCACCCGCGACGGCGGCAGTTTCTCGGTGCGCCGGGTCACCGCGGTCCAGCACGGCAAGGTGATCTTCTTCTGCGCCGCCTCGTTCCAGGAGCAGGAAGACGGCGCCACGCATCAGCTGAAGATGCCGGAAGTGCCGCAGCCGGAAGACATCGAACCGACCCAGGCGGCGCGCCCGGACGTGCTGGCGACGCTGCCGACCAAGGTGCAGCGCTGGCTCTCGCGCGGCGGCCCGTTCGAGTTCCGCCACGTCTACCCGCGCGATGAACTCAACCCGCCCAAGCGCCCGCCGTTCCAGCAGATGTGGTTGCGCCTGAGCGAGCCGGTCGGCGACGCGCCGGAACTGCACCAGGCGCTGCTGGCCTACGCCTCGGATTTCCACCTGCTCGGCACCGCGACCTTTCCGCACGGCATCAGCTACTACACGCCGAACGTGCAGATGGCCTCGCTCGACCACGCGCTGTGGTTCCACCGCCCGTTCCGCGCCGACGACTGGCTGCTGTACTCGCTGGACAGCCCCAGCGCGCAGGGGTCGCGCGGGCTGGCGCGCGGCCAGTTCTTCACCCGCGACGGGGTGCTGGTCGCCAGCACCGCGCAGGAAGGCCTGATCCGCGTGGTGCCCGAAGCCGGCGCCGCGGCGCAGGTTCCGGCCAAGGACTGAGGCGACGACGATGCGGCAGATCTTCAGCAGTCAACGCGTGGAAACCGCCGAAGGCGTGGCCAAGCTGTTGCGCGAGCAAGGCATCGAGGTGCGGCTGAGCAACGGCCGTTCCTATCGCAGCCGGCGCAGCGGCCAGTTCAGCTACATCGACCCGGTGGCGACCCAGGTGCAGCCGACGGTGTGGGTGGTGCACGCCGACGACCAGCCGCGCGCGCGCGCCTTGCTGCGCGAGTCCGGCCTGATCGACAGCACCCGCCAGGACCCGGCGCAGACGCTGCCGTACCTGAGCGAATTCCGCTCGCAGGCGGTACCGGACAACGGCAAGCGCTGGGCGTGGCGGCTGCGCGTCGCGCTGCTGCTGGCGATCGGCGCGGTGGCGCTGGTGACGGTGCTGCGTCATCGCGGCAACCAGACCCCCGCCCCCGCTCCGGCCGCAGCGCCAGCCGCCGCACCGCCGTCGCAACCGGCGCAAGACAGCGACGAAGTGCGCGTGCGGGTGCAACCGGCGCAGCGCGGCAACTGAGCCGTCAGCAGCAGCGAAGGCATGCTGTTTTTGCAGGGTTTGGAGTGGCCGCTGACGATCGACGGCCGCCGAAGCCGGCGATTGAAACCGCTCGCGATCGCCTGGCTGCACTGCTGGCTGGCTGCACTGTAGGAGGGGCTTCAGCCCCGACAGGCTGCCGAAGTTCTCCACTTCGCCAAGGTGCCTGTCGCGGTTGAAACCGCTCCTACAGGAGCATGGCGTTTGGCCCGGTGTGCCGCGAGTCCGCTGCGTGGACAAATAAAAACGCCCCTGCGCATCGCTGCGCAGGGGCGGTTGTCGATCGGCGCCTTGTTGCTGTTGCTTGTTGCTTATTGCCTGTTGCGGATTGTCTGTTGCGTGGTGGAACGATCAGTTCGCGTCGGGTGCGGCCGGCATCGGCTTCGCGCCATGCTTCTGACCGGGCTTCTGGCCGGGCTTGTGCATCCACATCGACTGCGCCGCATCGAACTCGGCGCGGCTGAGCATGCCGTCCTTGTTGGTATCGGCCTTGGCGAACCATGCGTCGCGATGCTGCTTGGCGCGCAGCTCGAAATCGGCGCGATCGACGAAGCCGTCCTTGTTCGCGTCCATCTTGTCGAAGCGCTCGGCGAACTTCGGATCGGCCTTGGCCTCGTCGCGGCTGATGCGGCCGTCCTTGTTGGTATCCAGCTTGGCCCACATCGCGCCGTGGTCGCCGCGTCCGCCGCGCTCGCCGTGACGGCCATGGCGCGGGAACTCGTCGGGGCTCAGCTTGCCGTCGTGGTTCTTGTCCATCGCGTCGAAGTGCTCGGCCAGGCGCGGGTTGGCCGCAGCCTCGCTGCGATCGACGACGCCGTCGCCGTTCTTGTCCAGCTTGGCGAACCAACCGGCGTCGGCCGGCGCGGCGGAATCGGCCGGGGGCGGATTGGCGGCATAGGCACCGCCGGACAGCACGGCGAGCATGGCCAGGGCGAGCAGCGGATTGCGGTAATTCATGGAAAACTCCCTGAGGGAAAGGAAGACACCTGCCGGCGCGGAAAGCGCGTGCGGCAGTCACCAGCGCAGCAGCGACGGACCGCAAAGCGGGCCGGCGCAGCGGCGCCTTCACTGCAATCAACGCCCCGTTGCAGGCGCGGTTGACCCGCGCCGGGGCGCATTCATGCGGCGGACAGTCGCGGCCGCTGCGATCGCGAAGCGCTATGCTCGGTGCATGGCCATCCACACCGACGCCAGCGACGACCTGCGCCTGTTCCAGACCGGCCAGCACGCGTGCGGCTATTGGCCCGAGCGGCAGGCGCGCGATCTGGTGCTGGACCCGCACGACCCGCGCCTGGGCGCGCTGTATCCGCTGGCGCTGAGCTGGGGGTTCCGCCGTTCCGGCGACCTGGTCTACCGGCCGCATTGCGACCACTGCCGCGCCTGCGTGGCGGTGCGCATCCCGATCGCCGAGTTCGTGCCCGATCGCAGCCAGCGCCGCTGCCTGGCGCGCAATGCCGACATCGACACGCGCATCGTCGCCGCCGAACGCAACGAGGAACAGTTGGCGCTGTACCAGCGCTACCTGCGCATGCGCCATCCGGGCGGCGGCATGGATGCGCACGGCGCGCACGAGTTCGACCAGTTCCTGATCGGCCGCTGGTCGCATGGGCGCTTCCTGGAGATGCGCCAGAAGACCGCGGACGGACAGCGCGGGCCGCTGCTGGGGGTGGCGGTCACCGACATCGCCGAGCAGGCCCTGTCGGCGGTCTACACCTTCTACGATCCCGACGTCGCCGCGCGCGGGCTGGGCACGCTGGCGATCCTGCAACAGATCGCCTGGGCCAAGC
Proteins encoded:
- the rpsT gene encoding 30S ribosomal protein S20, which codes for MANIKSAKKRAKQTVVRNARNTAQRSMLRTAVKKVIKALDANDAAGAEAAFAVAQPILDRFSSRGLIHKNKAARHKSRLTARIKAIKTAA
- the cgtA gene encoding Obg family GTPase CgtA, whose protein sequence is MKLVDEAEIQVSAGNGGNGCIGFRREKFIPLGGPDGGDGGNGGSVWLVADENLNTLVDFRHQRAFRAQRGENGMGRQMYGKAGEDLVITVPVGTVVINVDTDETIGDLVAHGDKLLVAQGGKGGLGNMHFKSSVTRAPRKATPGEEGEERALKLELKLLADVGLLGFPNAGKSTFIRAVSAATPKVADYPFTTLYPNLGVVSVEAYRSFVIADIPGLIEGAADGAGLGAQFLRHLQRTRLLLHLVDLAPMEGGVDGVSPTEQVRAIERELEKHDPELLAKPRWLVLNKADLLFEDEARTLAEQVVAELGWTQPWYLVSALGRDGTWPIMKDVMAFFDRQREDALETAANAAPAADAL
- the rpmA gene encoding 50S ribosomal protein L27 codes for the protein MAHKKGVGSSRNGRDSNPKYLGVKIFGGQAIEAGNIIVRQRGTQFHPGSGVGLGRDHTLFALVNGKVEFSVKGAKKRRTVSVVTEAATAEA
- the rplU gene encoding 50S ribosomal protein L21; this encodes MYAVLVTGGKQYRVAQGETLRVEKLEVEAGNEIKFDNILMLGDSDGIKLGDALNGATVTAKVVAHGRADKVRIIKFRRRKHHMKRQGHRQHYTEIEITGIAGGEKK
- the uvrA gene encoding excinuclease ABC subunit UvrA; translation: MAMDFIRIRGARTHNLKNLDLDLPRDKLIVITGLSGSGKSSLAFDTIYAEGQRRYVESLSAYARQFLSVMEKPDIDHIEGLSPAIAIEQKSTSHNPRSTVGTITEIYDYLRLLYARVGQPRCPDHGYPLEAQTVSQMVDHILGLDPEQRYMLLAPVIRDRKGEHAQVFEQLRAQGFVRVRVDGELYEIDAVPALALRQKHTIEAVIDRFRPREDIKQRLAESFETALKLADGMVSVQSLDDTAAAPHLFSSKYSCPVCDYSLPELEPRLFSFNAPMGACPSCDGLGVAEFFDPERVVVHPELSLSAGAVRGWDRRNAYYFQLIASLAKHYKFDVDAPWQSLPASVRQAVLYGSGDETITFTYFTDAGGRSQRKHRFEGIIPNLERRYRETESPAVREELAKYISQRPCPDCKGARLNKAARNVFVADRPLPDLVVLPIDDALNFFRQLDLPGWRGEIASKIVKEIAERLGFLVDVGLDYLTLERKADTLSGGEAQRIRLASQIGAGLVGVMYVLDEPSIGLHQRDNERLLGTLTRLRDLGNTVIVVEHDEDAIRLADYVLDIGPGAGVHGGEIVGQGTVADLLKAPRSLTGQYLSGKRRIEIPAKRHKANPKMTLHLRGATGNNLKNVDLDIPAGLLTCVTGVSGSGKSTLINDTLFTLAANEINGASHTVAPYREIEHLDLFDKVVDIDQSPIGRTPRSNPATYTGLFTPLRELFAQVPESRARGYSPGRFSFNVRGGRCEACQGDGLIKVEMHFLPDVYVPCDVCHGKRYNRETLEILYKGFNINDVLQMTVEDALRLFEPVPTIARKLETLVDVGLSYIKLGQSATTLSGGEAQRVKLSKELSRRDTGRTLYILDEPTTGLHFHDIEALLGVLHKLRDEGNTVVVIEHNLDVIKTADWVVDLGPEGGHRGGTILATGTPEDIAAHPDSYTGHFLAKLLPAGTVAKPTKPAAMANKPDALPPRKSKAEKAAAKKAAKKTTTKKAAR
- a CDS encoding thioesterase family protein, translated to MSASPADSSPSYKPLARVPISVRWRDMDSMGHVNNAKYISYLEEARVRWLLQVEGFSMRNRIAPVVAATNVNYRRPIVWPNDIVVELFVERMGSSSITVGHRIVDQKDDSVLHSDGNVVVVWIDTETGKSAPLPDEIRAACG
- a CDS encoding copper chaperone PCu(A)C, coding for MKLKPSACVRGLAIGLACLAVSAPGAALAAPAASKAAGCLPQLQAGWVRLPPNAAMPMAAGFGRLHNPCKQALAVVAVRSPAFADVSLHQSTQVDGVSKMRELERLPLAAGADAVLQPGGLHLMLMQPAQPLREGASLPISFVLEDGREVQGALKVSASKP
- a CDS encoding enoyl-CoA hydratase/isomerase family protein; amino-acid sequence: MTSLIQVLDHGPIRQLRLARAPVNALDTALCAELAAAIAQAQADAVHALVLSGSERIFSAGMDVPHLLGHGDDRAKLLDSWQAFFGAARALANSAIPVVAALTGHAPAGGCVLALCCDYRVMARSPEPAHPLSIGLNETQVGLVAPEGIQHLLRRVVGAHRAERLLVGGDLVSAERALEIGLVDELVDAELVVARAVAWLQELLQRPRQPMLQTRAIARADLHAALADEHIQLERFVDSWQAPDTQAALHALVARLGKR
- the tesB gene encoding acyl-CoA thioesterase II; translation: MSAKPPAPVVSELIELLSLERLEDNLFRGQSRDIGTKYVFGGQVLGQALSAAQATVDNGRRAHSLHAYFLRAGDIDHPIVYDVDRTRDGGSFSVRRVTAVQHGKVIFFCAASFQEQEDGATHQLKMPEVPQPEDIEPTQAARPDVLATLPTKVQRWLSRGGPFEFRHVYPRDELNPPKRPPFQQMWLRLSEPVGDAPELHQALLAYASDFHLLGTATFPHGISYYTPNVQMASLDHALWFHRPFRADDWLLYSLDSPSAQGSRGLARGQFFTRDGVLVASTAQEGLIRVVPEAGAAAQVPAKD
- a CDS encoding DUF2007 domain-containing protein, which gives rise to MRQIFSSQRVETAEGVAKLLREQGIEVRLSNGRSYRSRRSGQFSYIDPVATQVQPTVWVVHADDQPRARALLRESGLIDSTRQDPAQTLPYLSEFRSQAVPDNGKRWAWRLRVALLLAIGAVALVTVLRHRGNQTPAPAPAAAPAAAPPSQPAQDSDEVRVRVQPAQRGN
- a CDS encoding EF-hand domain-containing protein — encoded protein: MNYRNPLLALAMLAVLSGGAYAANPPPADSAAPADAGWFAKLDKNGDGVVDRSEAAANPRLAEHFDAMDKNHDGKLSPDEFPRHGRHGERGGRGDHGAMWAKLDTNKDGRISRDEAKADPKFAERFDKMDANKDGFVDRADFELRAKQHRDAWFAKADTNKDGMLSRAEFDAAQSMWMHKPGQKPGQKHGAKPMPAAPDAN
- a CDS encoding arginyltransferase, which gives rise to MAIHTDASDDLRLFQTGQHACGYWPERQARDLVLDPHDPRLGALYPLALSWGFRRSGDLVYRPHCDHCRACVAVRIPIAEFVPDRSQRRCLARNADIDTRIVAAERNEEQLALYQRYLRMRHPGGGMDAHGAHEFDQFLIGRWSHGRFLEMRQKTADGQRGPLLGVAVTDIAEQALSAVYTFYDPDVAARGLGTLAILQQIAWAKREGLSHLYLGYWIRGHQKMDYKRRFRPLQAYDGRTWRDFDDSAGRLGD